The nucleotide window GCCGGTCTCGAAGTTCCGGGCGCGCAGCGATACGTGCCTCTTGGTGTAGAAGGGATTGGCCCATCGCAGGCCCGGCTCGCGCACCGAGCCGACGTAGGCCCCGAACAGCTGCAGGACTCTTCCTTCGTTGGGGTTCACCATGAACAGCCCAGCCAGCAGCACGCTGCAGGCGGCGATGCCGAGCCCGGCCAGCCAGGCCAGACCCAGCGCCCTCGATTGGACGGCGCGCAACAGCAAAACCGCCAGGAGAAGAATCCCCGGGATGAGCACGGCCGCCACGGCCAGTCCCGGCATCGTCTTGATCACCCGTTCGCGAATCATCGGTTCCCTCCCTGAGTGTGATTTCGAAGTGATATCACAAAGAAATCGGGCCGGTCAAGCCGGGAGGATCTTTTGGGGTGCCAGGGGGGGACCAGGTCCAAGCTTGCTCTCCATCTCCGCGGTCCCTATGTTTCACCGAGTGCCGGGGTGCCAGGCGCCGGCCGGAGGCGCATTTTCCCGGTCAAAGGAGGAGCCGTGACGGGTTTGCTCAAACGGGGGGCGCTGACGATCCTGGGCGTGGCGGTGACGCTGGGCTTCTGGACGGTGCGTGACTGGTTCACCGATCGAGCCAGCGCGTCGCTGTCGCACATTCCCCAAAAGGTCTGGGCAGGAGGGAACACGGTCGAGGTGGAGGTGGAAACCAGCGCCAGAGCGCGGGTGTCGGCGTCCTTCGAGACGTCCAATGCTCCGGACGACAAATCCCACCAGTACCTGGAGACGTGGGAGAAGGTGGAGCCCGGCCGGCACACCTTCACCATCGACGTGCCGTCCCATGTGGGCGGGATGGTGGAGATCGATTCCGAGGACCCGAAGGTAGGCGACACGGTGCGCATCGCCTTGAAGGTCGGCGGCAGCGTGGTGGCCGATGACCAGGCGACGCTCAGCGAGCCGCTGCGCCCGGGCTACGGCTTCTTCGCGCAGATCTATCTCGACGACTATGCGACGGGCAAGCTGGGAGAAGACTAGCCGGCGGTGCTGCGTGTCGAAGACATGTTAATGCCGAAACCGCCGGGCCGGGATGGATCGACGGCCGAAAGTAACGGGATTTCCGATACGCAACACTAGAACAGGTAGGGGTGGGTTCCGGCGCGCTGCAGCCTGCGAAACGCCAGGTTGGCCAGGAAATAGTGCATCGAGATGTGCATGTTGCGCTTCGCGGGCGGCAGGAAGCGCCGCAGGATGGAGCGCATCGAGAAGAAGTCCCGGTAGGTGGCCCAGTACTTGGCCATCGCCGCCTCGGGCGACATCCTCAGAGGGCGGATGACGGCGTTGCCGTAGTGGTAATCGTTCCAGTCCCGCGTCAGGATCCGTCCTTCCCGCTCCATCCGGTCGTAGAAGGGTGTCCCCGGATAGGGCAGCGGCAGGTGGAACTTGGCCATCGCCACCTTGTTCCGGATCAGAAACTCCAGCGTCCGATCGAAATCCTCCGGCGTGTCGTCGTCCAAACCGAGCATGATGAGCGCGACGATCTGAATCCCGCGCTCCCGGATCTCCCGGATCATCTCGGCATACTCCTTCGCCCGCGCCCAGTTCTTGTTGATGTCCGATAGATTCGCCTGCTTGATCGTCTCGAACCCGATGGAGAGCAGGAAGCAGCCCGATTCGGCCGCGAGATCCAGCAGCTGCGGATCCTGGGCGATCTGGATGGTGCACTGGCTGCACCAGCGCATCTCCAGCGGCGCCATGGCCCGGAACAGCTCTTTGGCGTAGGCGCGGTTGGCCACGGGGTTGTCGTCCATGAACAGGACGCTGCGCGACCCCATCGCCTGGATATCGCGCAGATCGCGCAGGACGTCGCCGACCGGGCGCGTCCGGTAGCCGCTGCGGTGGTACTCGGCCACCGAGCAGTAATCGCAGGCGAAGGGACAGCCGCGCGACACCAGCAGCGGGAACTGGAAGTAGTAGTCGCGGTAGATCGACTCCCGCATCAGCTCGCGGCGGAACAACGGCAGGCTCGCCAGGTCCATGCGCGGCAGGCCCTTCCAGTCGTGCAGCGCGTCCGACTGGTAGACGCGCTTCTTGAGGCCGCCCGAGCGGAAGTCTTCCACCAGCTGCGGCCAGGCGTACTCCGCCTCTCCCTTCACGATCGCGTCGCAGTGCTGCAGCGCCTGCTCCGGGTTGAGGGAAACCCATTGTCCTCCCATCACCACCGTCTTGCCGCGCCGGCGGTAGGCCTCCGCCAGGCGGTAGGCCCTGCCGATCTGCAGCCCCATGGCCGTGATGCCGACCAATCCCGCATCGGTTTCCTCCGGGGGAGGATTCATGAAATCGTCGATCACCTCGACCTGAAATCCGGGAGGAGTGAAGGCTTTCAGGTAGACGAGCGTCAGCGCCGAGGTCCAGTAGCGCTCGCAGCGCGCCACGCTGCCGTCGCCGTTGACGTGCGAGGAGGAGATGAGAAGGATCTTGCCGTCGCTCACGGTTTTCTCCGGAGGGCGCGTCGCAGGGCGAACCCCACGACGCAGGCGCAAATCCTGTACGTGTCGCGTACGGGGCGGAAATGGCTGCGATCCCTTCCGTCCACGACGGGGGAGTGGATCGGCACCGTCTCCACCTTCGATCCGGAGGCCGCGGCCGCCATAATCGCCTCCATCTCCAGCTCGTAGGCCCGCCCCTTCAGGCGGGCTCGCTTCAGGAACGGGACGGAATAGAGCCGAAACCCGCTCTGCGAATCGGGCAGGTAGACCCCGGAGAAAAAGGCGAGCGCGCGGGACGAGAACCGATTGCCGAACCGGCGTCCCCGTGACATTCCAGAGAAGGAGGTCCAGCGGGACCCGATGATGAGGTCTGCGCTGTTGGTCCGGTAGGCCTCCACGAAGCGCGGGATATCGGCGGGGTCGTGCTGTCCGTCGGCATCCAAAGTGATGATAGCGTCGGTGCCGTCCCCCGCGAGCGCGGCAAAAGCGGTCCTCAGCGCCGCGCCCTTTCCGCGATTGTCGGGATGGGTCAGGACTTCGGCGCCGGCGGATGCCGCCCGCTGGCCGGTCCCGTCCACCGAGCCGTCATCCACCACCACCACGCGCCGTGCATGGCGCAGCGCTTCCCGCGTCACCCGTTCCACCGTGCTCGCAGCGTTGTAGGCGGGAATCACCACCGCGATTTCACCCATGAGGGCGCGCCGGGAAGGCCTTCCGCGGGGACCTCACGACCCGGAGCGGGATCGGGAGACGTGCTCGGCCAGGGAATTGACGGAAGCGAGGATCTCGCGCCCTTCCGCGGCGCTGGCGATCCGGATGCCGTACTCCTTCTCGACCCCCACGACGAGGTCGAGCAGGTCGACCGAGTCGAGGTCGAGACCGCCCCCGAAGAGGGGATCGGAATCGCCGATCGAGTCGGGCGCGACGTCGGTAAGGCGGAGACGGCGAATGATGAATTCCTTGATTTCCCGTCGGAGGAGGGTCGGATCGGCCATGGCGCGGGATGGTACCAGCGGGTCGCCCGTAAATCAACGCTCCCCATCGACCCGGCGCGAAGCTCCCGCTCCCGCTACGAGCTTCCTGAGAGCCGCGAGGTCCACCTTCCCGCGCGGTGTCCTGGGCAGCGCGGGGAGAAGCAGAATCCGGCGGGGGAGCCGATGGGCCGCCAGACGGGCCCGGCAATAGGCGGCCAGATCGGGCAGCTTCAGCGAAACCCGGCCGGCCACCGCCGCGGCCACCGATTCCCCCCGCAGGGAATCGGGCATGCCGAAGACCGCAGCTTCCCTCACTCCCGGGGCGGCCGCCAGCACACGCTCCACCTCCGAAGGGAAAACCTTCACGCCTCCGACGTTGATCATCGTGTCGAGGCGCCCGTCGAGAAAGAGCCGTCCATCCGGGTCGATGTAGCCCCGGTCCCCGGTGGCGAACTTTCCTTGGAAACTCTGGAACCGGGCTCCTGGAGCGATGTATCCGAGGGCCACGGCATCTCCGCGAACCACGATCCGGCCGCCCGGCTCCGCCGGATGGTCCTCGCAATCCTCGATGGCAAGCATGACTCCATGCATCGCGGGTCCGGCGCATCCTTCCGGAGCGTTACCCGCCGCCGAGCGATCGGCCGCGATCGCCCCGCATTCGCTCGTCCCGTAGAAGTTGCGCACCGGGACTCCGGTCAGGTCCCGGAACCCGGCCGCGGTCTCCAGGCGCAGGGGAGCGCCGGCCGACACGCACAGGGTCATGCGGGCGAGAAGACGCGCTGAGATTCCGGCGCCGAGCAGCAAATCGTAGAGGAAGGGGACGCCCGGAAAGAAGAGTTCGCGATATCGTCCCAGGGCCGCGCGAAATAGGGTCGGGAGCGGACGCTCCAGAAGGGCCAGCGGCGCCCCGAGGAAGAGATGGCGGGACAGCAGGGTCGAAAAGCCGAAGGCGTGGCTCAAAGGCACCGCGCCCAGAGCGCGGCGCCCGGGCGTCAGATCCAGCGATTTGGAGATGTTGGCGGCATCGGCAAGGAGCTGAGACGCCGAGACCGCCACGCCGCGCGGCGTGCCGGACGAGCCCGAGGTGGCGCGAACCAGGACGGTCCCGCGCGGCAGGCGGGGCCGCGCCGGACGCTTCCCGAGGTGCAGCCGCAGCAGCGGCAGGGGAGGCAGGAGCAGCGTGCGTCCGCCCGCTTCGCTGTTCTCCGCTTCCTCGAGGATCGCGTCGGGGGAGAAGACCGACGCGATTTCCCCCAGAGCGATCCCCGAGGCGCCGCCTTCCCGGAGGAGCGGAACGCAGTCGAGGCTCCACAGCGCCGGGACGGCGAGCAGCACTCCCAGCGGATGCCCCAGGCTGACCAGCACCCGGCTGCCGGGACGCAGTCCGTGGCTTTGCAGGAGACTGGCAGCGAGGCGGATCTCGGAGAGGAGCCTGGCGCCGGAAAGCCGCCGGGGTCCGGGGAAGACCGTCAGGTAATCCGGCGGGCGCTCGCGGCTCAGCCGCCGTCGCGCGCGATCGAACAGGGTGATGGGGGACTCGAGGGCGGGCCGGGTCGGCAAGCCGTCACTCGGAGGATTGGGCCAGACGGTTCTCCAGGATCTGGGAGCGATCGAAAGACTCGAGCCGCAGATAGAAATCGGCCGCTTCGACCAGGGCGTCGGCGGGAACCAGCCCGACGATCTCGCCACCGACCACCTCGACCCCGTACCGTGCCGCCTCGCTCTTGACCATTTCGACAACCCGGTGCAACGGGGTCTTCCTGTAATGCGTCATGTTGATCGACACTTGGGCGATGCCGCGCTCCGCCAGTGCCACCCCCATTGCCTTGCAGTAACGCAATCCGCCGCTGCTGTGGCGAATGGCGCGCGCGATGCGCTCGGCGATCTCCAGCCGGGGGGTCGAGAGATTCAGGTTGAAGGCGATCAGGAACTCGCGGGCCCCTACGGCGCTGGCCCCGGCGGTCGGGTGCGGCGCGGACGGACCGAAATCGGGCTGCCAGCGCGGATCGCGCAACTTGTCGGCGAGGCCCTCGAACTGTCCCTTGCGGACGTCGGCCAGGTTGCGGCGGTGCTCGGCGGAGGCCGCCTCCTCGTAAAGGTAGACGGGGACGGA belongs to Candidatus Polarisedimenticolia bacterium and includes:
- a CDS encoding fatty acid--CoA ligase family protein, coding for MPTRPALESPITLFDRARRRLSRERPPDYLTVFPGPRRLSGARLLSEIRLAASLLQSHGLRPGSRVLVSLGHPLGVLLAVPALWSLDCVPLLREGGASGIALGEIASVFSPDAILEEAENSEAGGRTLLLPPLPLLRLHLGKRPARPRLPRGTVLVRATSGSSGTPRGVAVSASQLLADAANISKSLDLTPGRRALGAVPLSHAFGFSTLLSRHLFLGAPLALLERPLPTLFRAALGRYRELFFPGVPFLYDLLLGAGISARLLARMTLCVSAGAPLRLETAAGFRDLTGVPVRNFYGTSECGAIAADRSAAGNAPEGCAGPAMHGVMLAIEDCEDHPAEPGGRIVVRGDAVALGYIAPGARFQSFQGKFATGDRGYIDPDGRLFLDGRLDTMINVGGVKVFPSEVERVLAAAPGVREAAVFGMPDSLRGESVAAAVAGRVSLKLPDLAAYCRARLAAHRLPRRILLLPALPRTPRGKVDLAALRKLVAGAGASRRVDGER
- a CDS encoding radical SAM protein, giving the protein MSDGKILLISSSHVNGDGSVARCERYWTSALTLVYLKAFTPPGFQVEVIDDFMNPPPEETDAGLVGITAMGLQIGRAYRLAEAYRRRGKTVVMGGQWVSLNPEQALQHCDAIVKGEAEYAWPQLVEDFRSGGLKKRVYQSDALHDWKGLPRMDLASLPLFRRELMRESIYRDYYFQFPLLVSRGCPFACDYCSVAEYHRSGYRTRPVGDVLRDLRDIQAMGSRSVLFMDDNPVANRAYAKELFRAMAPLEMRWCSQCTIQIAQDPQLLDLAAESGCFLLSIGFETIKQANLSDINKNWARAKEYAEMIREIRERGIQIVALIMLGLDDDTPEDFDRTLEFLIRNKVAMAKFHLPLPYPGTPFYDRMEREGRILTRDWNDYHYGNAVIRPLRMSPEAAMAKYWATYRDFFSMRSILRRFLPPAKRNMHISMHYFLANLAFRRLQRAGTHPYLF
- the ftcD gene encoding glutamate formimidoyltransferase, yielding MPRIIESVPNFSEGRRREVIEEIVAAVRRAEGGARVLDLSSDADHNRSVLTLAGERDEVRRSILALFEAALPRIDLRHHQGEHPRIGAVDVVPFVPVAGCSMADCAALAREVGEEVARSFSVPVYLYEEAASAEHRRNLADVRKGQFEGLADKLRDPRWQPDFGPSAPHPTAGASAVGAREFLIAFNLNLSTPRLEIAERIARAIRHSSGGLRYCKAMGVALAERGIAQVSINMTHYRKTPLHRVVEMVKSEAARYGVEVVGGEIVGLVPADALVEAADFYLRLESFDRSQILENRLAQSSE
- a CDS encoding phosphopantetheine-binding protein, whose amino-acid sequence is MADPTLLRREIKEFIIRRLRLTDVAPDSIGDSDPLFGGGLDLDSVDLLDLVVGVEKEYGIRIASAAEGREILASVNSLAEHVSRSRSGS
- a CDS encoding glycosyltransferase family 2 protein → MGEIAVVIPAYNAASTVERVTREALRHARRVVVVDDGSVDGTGQRAASAGAEVLTHPDNRGKGAALRTAFAALAGDGTDAIITLDADGQHDPADIPRFVEAYRTNSADLIIGSRWTSFSGMSRGRRFGNRFSSRALAFFSGVYLPDSQSGFRLYSVPFLKRARLKGRAYELEMEAIMAAAASGSKVETVPIHSPVVDGRDRSHFRPVRDTYRICACVVGFALRRALRRKP